In Silene latifolia isolate original U9 population chromosome X, ASM4854445v1, whole genome shotgun sequence, the following proteins share a genomic window:
- the LOC141619840 gene encoding ATP-dependent RNA helicase-like protein DB10 has translation MAVDSTASAGPRYAPDDPTLPKPWRGLIDGKTGYLYYWNPETNVTQYEKPVVSSNGHSSARPSSGYVSSSVQVNHSSHGPQRDGGYVNDDDDNRVRGRSREKYQQSAKDEVALNGGGGLIARHEPLENGSGLSAEAYRRRHEISVSGDSVPPPFMTFEATGFPSEILREATGAGFSAPTPIQAQSWPIALQGRDIVAIAKTGSGKTLGYLLPGFMHLKRLRNNSQMGPTVLVLSPTRELATQILVEAVKFGRSSRIVSTCLYGGAPKGPQLRELERGVDVVVATPGRLNDILEMKRIKLHQVSYLVLDEADRMLDMGFEPQIRKIVKEIPSRRQTLMYTATWPKEVRKIAADLLSSPVQVNIGNADELVANKSITQYVEVVSPMEKQRRLEQILRSQEPGSKVIVFCATKKMCDVLSRNLSRQFGAAAIHGDKSQGERDNVLNQFRSGRSPLLVATDVAARGLDVKDIRVVVNYDFPTGVEDYVHRIGRTGRAGATGVAYTFFSDQDSKHASELVKILEGANQRVPPEVRDMALRGGGMGRGRRQWGSGPGGRDGGRGGRGDSSYGGRFNNRYEGNGRGNHDKGFRRSPSPDRRTGRSRERSRSPHRFDRGGAGQSFHETMMERLRSSPPRTGKY, from the exons ATGGCGGTAGATTCAACAGCTTCAGCTGGGCCACGCTATGCGCCTGATGATCCGACACTTCCTAAGCCATGGAGGGGTTTGATAGATGGTAAGACTGGGTACTTGTATTACTGGAACCCGGAGACTAATGTTACACAGTATGAGAAGCCTGTCGTGTCTTCAAATGGGCACTCCTCGGCAAGGCCGTCATCTGGTTATGTTAGTTCTTCTGTTCAAGTAAACCATTCTTCCCACGGACCGCAGAGAGATGGTGggtatgttaatgatgatgacgataatcgTGTTAGAGGTCGTAGTCGAGAAAAGTATCAGCAG TCTGCCAAAGACGAAGTTGCTTTGAATGGAGGTGGTGGATTGATTGCTAGACATGAACCACTGGAGAATGGAAGTGGTTTGTCTGCTGAAGCTTACCGTCGCCGGCATGAGATATCAGTTTCT GGAGACTCCGTTCCCCCACCATTCATGACTTTCGAAGCTACTGGTTTCCCTTCTGAGATTCTGAGAGAG GCAACTGGGGCTGGTTTTTCTGCTCCTACGCCAATACAGGCGCAGTCTTGGCCAATTGCTCTGCAAGGTCGGGATATAGTGGCAATTGCGAAGACGggttctgggaagaccttggggTATCTGCTCCCAGGTTTTATGCATCTCAAGCGCCTACGCAATAATTCTCAGATGGGACCCACTGTGTTAGTGTTATCACCAACCAGGGAGCTGGCAACTCAGATACTAGTTGAAGCAGTAAAATTCGGAAGGTCGTCCAGAATTGTATCCACG TGTTTGTATGGGGGAGCACCTAAAGGCCCTCAGTTGAGGGAGCTAGAAAGAGGAGTGGATGTTGTGGTAGCGACACCTGGTCGTTTGAATGATATACTAGAGATGAAGAGAATCAAATTGCACCAGGTGTCGTACTTGGTTCTTGATGAAGCGGATCGTATGCTGGACATGGGTTTTGAGCCTCAAATTAGAAAAATTGTCAAGGAGATACCTTCTCGCCGCCAGACTCTTATGTACACTGCAACATGGCCGAAAGAAGTTCGTAAAATTGCTGCAGATCTACTGTCAAGTCCTGTTCAGGTCAACATTGGCAATGCAGATGAACTTGTTGCAAACAAGTCCATTACTCAG TATGTGGAGGTCGTGTCTCCTATGGAGAAGCAGAGAAGGTTGGAGCAGATTCTGAGATCTCAAGAACCAGGATCAAAAGTCATAGTCTTCTGTGCAACGAAAAAGATGTGCGATGTTCTTTCTCGCAACTTGTCTCGCCAGTTTGGAGCTGCTGCAATTCATGGTGATAAATCTCAGGGTGAACGTGATAACGTCTTAAATCAGTTTCGTAGTGGAAGGTCTCCTCTACTGGTTGCAACAGATGTTGCAGCACGTGGACTTGATGTCAAGGATATCAG GGTGGTGGTTAATTACGACTTCCCTACAGGGGTTGAGGACTATGTTCACAGGATTGGGAGGACCGGAAGAGCAGGAGCAACTGGAGTGGCGTATACGTTTTTTTCAGATCAGGACAGTAAACATGCTTCAGAACTTGTTAAGATTCTAGAAGGAGCAAATCAGCGAGTTCCTCCAGAGGTTCGAGACATGGCTCTGCGAGGGGGTGGAATGGGTAGGGGCAGGCGTCAATGGGGTTCTGGACCTGGTGGTCGTGATGGAGGTCGCGGTGGGAGAGGTGATTCTAGTTATGGTGGCAGGTTTAACAATAG GTATGAAGGGAATGGCCGCGGTAATCATGATAAGGGATTCCGTCGGAGCCCTTCTCCAGACCGTCGGACAGGCCGGAGTCGTGAAAGGAGCCGTAGCCCTCATAGGTTTGACCGTGGTGGAGCTGGACAAAGTTTTCATGAGACGATGATGGAAAGATTACGTTCATCTCCTCCAAGAACAGggaaatattaa